TTGAAAAAGTAATTGAAGATTCTGACCAATGAAAGAAATAGAATCCAGAGCAGATATAGCCTTATTGGTAAATACATTTTATGGAGAAATAAGGAAGGAGCCTTTTATTGGCCCCATTTTCAATAAACATATTGCCGAAGAGCAGTGGCCAAAGCATTTAGAAACACTCACAGATTTTTGGGAAACCAATCTTTTTGGAATAGCTAAATTTAAAGGAAACCCTACTCTAAAACATTTCAATGTAGACAAGAATTTGCCCCATGGCATCAAGCAGGAGCACTTTGGCAAATGGCTTGAGCTTTGGTTCCAAACCATAGACAAGCTCTTTGTAGGTGAATTGGCACATAAGGCAAAGGAAGCCTCCAGACGTATGGCTCATGGCCAGTTTATGGCTGTTTGGAATAACCGAGAAAATAGTAAAACTGCTTTTTAATTTTCTATTAAAAGAGCGAAATTAATCAACGATAAAACCCTGTTTCTTCGCTGACCTCGCCGGTCAGGCCCTACTTTTTGTTAAGGCAAATAGTAAGCAAAAACCATCAACAAAATAAACTTGTACATTCAAAATTCATATCTTACTGACTAGTAGGAGAGGCTAAGGAGAGTGAATTTTCAACGTACTTCAAACAGTATTTTGTTAGATAGGAACACTTTCTTATTTATTCTAACATTTCCCTTTGCAGAGTCTCCGCTGGGACTCCGCTCTCCGATGCTTGCAGCGTCGGTGTGGTGATAAAAAGCCTCTGGCTTTTGCAGTACATACTCGTAAAAAACATCACAAAGCCTTAGATTATAGAGTTTCTCTGTAGTAGGACGGCCCTTATGTAGTCCGTACTACATGGCTTTTTTTGATGAATTAAATAAAGCTATCTTTGAAAGGACAGATAGATATTAAAGATTTGCTCCGCTCCTACAATGACGAAACGGACATTAGAAAGTACCGTGGCATAAAAGAAAATTACTAACCAATGAAAAAAGTGCTATTCCTCTTGATTGTAACCCTTGCTTCATGTAGTCCTGCTACAGATAAAAGTAGCCTAGAAATTGAAGGAACTTGGAAACTTTTTGAAGCAACTCTAGAAGAGAACGGAGTTAAAACAGTTACAAAATACGACCAGAACACCTCGTTCATTAAAATTATTAACAAATCGCATTTCGCTTTCCTCTTACACGATTTATCCAATGGAAAAGACAGTACAGCGGTATACTCTTCTGGTGGAGGAACTTATGAACTGGTAGGAAACAAATACACAGAGAACCTTGAGTACTGCACAGATAGACAATGGGAAGGAAATGACTTTCATTTTACACTAGAAATCATAAACGACACCTTGATTCAAAGTGGTGTTGAAATTGTAGAAGAGGCCGGAGTAAATAGAATGAATACAGAGAAATATATAAAAGTTAATTAGTCTAAATTCTTGATTCAAGGTAATGATTAACTCTACTCTCCGATGCTTACAGCGTCGGTGTGGTGATAAAAAGCCTCTGGCTTTTGCAGCAATGCGATCATAGACAGAGTAAAATGCTGCCTAAGAAAATAATCTAACAAATAGCTTTATTCATTCGGACGATTCCATGAGCCATAAGGCAGAACGTTTTATGATTAGCTCTCGGTAATGGATATCCAAGTATTACTAAGCCCAATCAGACTAACTAATTCATAAAATATTTTAGCATTCATGGGGTGAAGCCTTACACAACCATGTGAAGCCTTTGTTCCCAACTTTTCAAAGTTCCCCGTTGTGGTTCCATGAACAGCATATCCACCTTTAATAAAAACAACATAAGGCATATTGCCAAGCCCCTCGTAGTTTCCTCCAGGGAATTTTTTAGACGTATATCTTTTAAATGTTGGCCCTGCAGCTCTTACATTAAATGTTGGCGTATCATACTTTCCTATGCCAGTAGAAACCGCAAAACTGTCTATTAATACGGCATCAAGATATAAATAAAGGGTTTGGGTAGACTTTACTATATGAGCATATATGAGGCAACCAGCTTCGCTGCAAGGGATGCCTTCTGGGGCTTTTTTGCTAGTCAGAAAGGAATCAAGAATTTGCGTATTTTCTTTTAATAACAGGAGTTCCTCTGGCGTATGGGTCTCCATTTTTTTCCAAATTTTTCGTAAACTGTCCACTTGCTCCACCATAGCCATTTCTCTGTGCCATGCACTATCTATGCGTGTTAACAAAGCATTGGCGGAATCTATGTCAGGGGTAAGTAGCGTATTCTCAAAAATATTAGTTTCAAAGCCCGGTCCAGATGTATCAAGCTTTTCTGCCTTTATAGAATCTTTAAAAGCGTAGTAGTCAAAATTTTCTGGGAGTTTTTTCTTTGAAGGACTATCACATGATTGCAAAACAGTCATTACAATTATACTAAGAAGGATCGCTATAGCCGAAAAGGTACATTTCATCATTAAATATACCCCGTTAAAAGGAATAATGAAGCCTATTTCCCATTTACCTCGTCTCTTCCCGTTTCAGAGTCTCCGCGAAGGACTCTGAAACTCCAAAAAGGTACCAAATAGGCCTCTAGCTTTTTACAGTACGTAAACCCAAATAAAGTCTTCCTACTTCTTCACCTTCGCCGGTCTAAAGTTTCTGATGGTATAGGTGAAGTTTAGCATGTAAAAACGGTTCAAAACCAAAGATTTGTTATCTGCCACGTAGGCAGCGGTAATTTCTCTAGAAATGCTGTTGTTTTGCCCAAGCACATCAAAGGCCGACAAGCTAAGTTCGGCTTGGTCTTTCTTCATAAACTTATAGGCCGCTTTGGCAGACAGTAAGGTGAAGTTTTGTTCAAAGCCATCTATGCCTGCTAAATAGGTATTGGTGCCTTTTACGTTAAATAAGAAGCCACTTTTGCTTAATAAATTAAGTGCCAAACCAATATTTTGCGTGTAATAATTGCTATTCAGGTCTTGTTGCAGCGTATTCCCAATAATGTTGTAACCGCCATTATAAGAAACCGTAAAATCTACTTGTTCGGAGATATTACTACCCAAAACCGCACCTAAACTCATGCCTGTGTTTTTGGCAATATTTTCTAAATCATTCACCAAACCTGGGGTAATAGAATGGCTCACACCAAAGTTAAGATTAAGGTTTGACTTTAGACGCGTAAGCGGAAAACCATAGGTGATAAAAGAGCGGTAAGACTGGCTATTTCCGTAGTTCTGCGGCAAACTCAGCGAGCCACCTCTAAGCAGCGGAATACCATTATAAACGGTATCTCTAGTGGCAATGGTGGTAATATCAGAAATGTTATCCAACGTATAGCTACCCACCAAATAAGCGTAGAACGTGCTTCCTTTCTCTAAATTGGCACTGTTATATCGGAAAGTTAAGCTGTGATTATTCTCTTGGTCTAAGTCAGGATTTCCTGCCGATAGCTGCAATGGATTACTGTTGTCCACCACGTTTTGTAGCTGCGTAATGCTAGGTGCATTGGTAGAGGTTCTGTAATAAAGACGAAGGTTCTTTTCTTTGCTTATAGAATACCTCAGCATCGCAAAAGGCAAAATATTTTTAAAACTTCTGCTCGTATTTAAAGTCTGTGGAAACAGCTGCTCGCCATCCAGTTCGGCTATTTGATAATTCAAATTGGCAAAAAACATAAACTCACGCCCTTTGTTATATCTATAGCCCGCACTCATGGTTTGGGTGTTGTACTGATTTAAAAAGCTATTGCTCAAATTTTCATTCAAATTATTGAAAGTACCCGTTTCAGGATTAAAGTCAAAAGTAGATTGGTCTGACTCATTATCTGACCAGTCTGTTTTATAAGAAAAACGTAAACTGCTTCTATCGCTCAGTGGCTGCGAATAGTCGGCTCTGATGTCATAAGAATTATTTAAAACCTTTTTACTAGCCACTTGATTTAAGTCCAAAGCATTGACATTTAACTGGTCTTCTGACAGTAATTCAGATTGATAGTCTTGGCTCGACCTATTATTCCCCACGCCAATAGAAAAAGTTTGTCCTCGCTTTTCAAATCTATGACGATAAAGCAGATTGAACTTTAAGTTATAGCCATCATTATAACTGTTTGTAGAGGTTATGGTGTGATTTAAGATTTCGTTTACCAAGTCAGTTTTACCATCCACATAATCGGTTATATCCGCGTTTTGAAAGCTTAGTACTGGCGTAAAAATCAAGGAATTTTTCTCGTTAATGTCGTACTGCATTCTCACATTAACCCTATGATTTAGGTTTTGCTTATTTCCAGCATGATATTCACGATAATCTTGTGTAACGTTTTCTCCCAAAAACGTGGTTTGCTGTAAAGTGTCTATGGAGTTATTATCGGTCTCATTATAGAAGTAACTCATGTTTAACTTCACTTTTTCACCCCAATTATCTGTCAGGTTAAAACCTAAAGCATTTGTGTTGGTAATTCCACTTTGACCATTCACCAGAAAGTCGTTTGAGTTAGCTCCTACCGAAGAGCCACCACGTCCGCCACCTCTTCTTCCGCCTCCTCTTCCAGAGCTGGTGCTACCCAAAACTCCTAAAAGGTCATCTGAAGAGAAGTTGGTTTGATTAATATTGTTAGAAAGCCCTATGATGGAGATTCTTAAGTCTTCATTGAAATAGTTAACATTTCCACCTAAACTGTATCTATCATCCGTACCATAACCAGCGTACACTTTCCCAAATTGTCCATTGCTTTTTCCACTTTTCGTGACAATGTTTATTGACTTCTCGGTGTTGCCATCGTCTACCCCTGAAAATTGCGATTGGTCGCTCAGTCGGTCAAAAACTTCTATTTTGTCAATAATTTCTGCCGGTAAATTCTTCAAAGCTGCACTGGCATCACTCCCAAAAAACTCTCTACCATCCACTGTGACACGTTTTACATCTTCTCCTTGGGCTTGTAGTTTGCCTTCTTGATATTGTATACCAGGCATTTTTTTAACCAAGTCTTCTGCCGTGGCATCTGGGTTTACTTTGTAAGCATCAGCGTTAAACTGTAAGGTATCACCTTTCATTTCTACCCGCACTTGTTTGGCTTTCACTTCTACTTCGCCAAGTAGTTTTGAATCTTCTTCCAGAATTATACTTTCAAAAAGTTTGTCATTTTCCAACAAACGAACTCGCTCCGTTTTAGTCACAAAACCAACAGAACTGATTTTCAAAAGATAGAAACCTTTAGGTAACTCATTAATTTCAAAATCGCCATTTTCATTGCTAAATACGGCTCTTTGGAAAGTGGAATCTCTAGGAGATGTTAAAAGCACAGTGGCAGCCACCACACCTTCATTATTAGAATCACTCACTTTCCCAGAAACCTTAAAGCTGTCTTGAGCAAAAGCGGTAGATGTTAAAACGAGGAGCAGTGCTGTAGTAAAAAGTTTTGTCATATTGATATATTAAGGCTCTTTGACGCTGTAAGGGCTGGAAGGTTTAAGTAACGATTAGGGCTTTTATCTCCACAGTTCAGCCCTTTGTCGATACTGATTTAGCGTGGTGCTTTTTAAGCTCAAAGTATTTCTGTTTTAGGTTGAATTATGGTTTTTAAGAGAGCAGCAGTGATAAGACTCTTGCTTAACTTTACTTAAATCAATTTTGCCATAGAACTGGCTAATCAAAAAAGACGTCTTAGCATATTTTTTTGACCATAATGCCTTAAATTGTCAAACCCTATTAAAATTATAAAATGAAACTACAAATACTGCTTTTAATCTTTTGCTGTGGATTAGTAAACGCACAGGTTAAACCACCCAACATCGTTTTTTGTTTAGCCGACGACTGGGGTTATCCGCATGCTGGTGCTTATGGCGACCAAGGCGTAAAAACTCCAAACTTTGACAGACTAGCCAAAGAAGGCGTCTTGTTTAATCATGCTTTTGTATCAAGTCCTTCCTGCACACCCAGCAGAAATGCTTTTATAACAGGTAAATACCATTGGGAGCTAGGTTCTGGGGCAAACCTGTGGAGTACGCTTCCTGAGGAACATGAAAGCTTTATTCACCTTTTGGCCGATAATGGATATACCACAGGCCGAACGAACGCTAAAACGTGGGGGCCTGGTAATTTGGATAGCTGGATAGCAAGTCACGGCTCACATCCATCAAATAAAGGTTACAACACTTTTGAAGATTTTCTAGAAACTACTACCGACGATGAACCTTTCTTTTTTTGGTTGGGTACGCTAGACCCACATCGTGCTTATGAAAAGGGGACGGGAGAAGAAAGCGGCATAGATATTTCCAAAGTTCATCTTTATAAACACTATCCAGAGTCAGATGTCATTCGTAAAGATGTGGCAGATTATTATTACGAAGTTCAGCGATGGGACAGCCTGGTGGGTTCTGTGATAAAACAATTAGAAGAAAACAATCTACTGGAAAACACTATTATTATCATGACTGGCGACCATGGTATGCCTTTCCCTCGTGGTAAAGGAAACCTTTACGATTCTGGTGTGCGAGTGCCATTTGCGGTTCGTTGGGGAAATGAAATAAAAGCGGGTAGAGCTGTAGATGATTATGTGTCGTTTGCAGACATTGCCCCTACACTGCTAGAAGCGGCTGGCGTGAAAACACCACAAGATATGACAGGCAAGAGTCTTGTCAATATCTTAAAATCAGAAAGTCCTCGCTCTATAGACCGCTCCGACATTGTTTTTGGTAGAGAAAGACATGTGCCTGCTCAAGAGAAACCAAACATGGGCGGTTATCCTTCACGAGGATATCGAAATGACAATTTCCTATATATCCGGAATTATAAGCCCGATTTATGGCCAGCGGGTACCGGAAATTCGGAGAAAACCAATTACCCAAATCAATGGTATGCGGACTGTGACGGCGGCCCTACCAAAGATTATATAGTGGCCAATAAAGATTTAGACCAAGAACATCAGCTTGCTTATGAGCTGTGTTTTGGCAAAAGACCTGCGGAAGAATTATACGATATTAAAAATGACCCCGACCAGGTGAACAACATTGCTAATGATAAGGCTTACGCAAAAACATTGGAAAGTTTACGTGCTAAGCTTCAAGCCAAACTTACAGCACTAAACGACCCAAGAGCCACAAATCCTGATTATGAAGGATTTGACCAATATCCTTACTTAGGTGGTGGAGGCGGTAAAAAGAATTAGGTAGTGGTAGATTAGAAACACGAAAAATCCTGTCCCATTGGGGTGGGATTTTTTATTTGCCTTTCCCACATCTGAGTCTCCGAAAAGACTATTTTCCTTCATCAGAGTCTCCGCAGGGACTCTGAATTCCTTCGCTACTGGTTTAGTGAAGGAATCGTAGTGAACGTTTTGGAAAGTAAATTCCAACAAACAGTGCTTATTGATTTCTGCCTACGTCCCATTTTTACTTCTTTTGCAAAAACACATTGATTCAACATTATGAAAACCAAACTTATCCTCTTTTGTCTGTTATGCTTAACCGCAAATGCTTTTGGACAGCAATATCAAGAACACGTGTATTTTCTGTCAAAAGACAGCATGAAAGGCCGCGGAACAGGAAGTAAAGAGGCGAATAAAACAGCAAAATATATCAAAAAGGCTTTCAAAGAATATGGTTTAGCGGCTAAGGGCACGCGTGGGTATTATCAAGATTTTGAGGCCAAAGTAACACGTGTGGTGGTGCCAGACAGTATTCGTAAATCCAAAAACGTAATAGGATTTTTAGATAATGGAGCTCAAAAAACAATGGTTATCGGAGCACATTATGACCATATAGGAGAAGGCAAACAAGGAAGTCTAAAGGACAGTACCGCTTATGGGAAAATCCATAATGGTGCCGACGATAATGCATCTGGCGTAGCAGGTTTATTAGAACTGGCAAGGTATTTTAGTCAAAACGAAACCATAGAACCTGTCAATTTTCTCTTTATTTCTTTTGGTGCAGAAGAGTTGGGCTTAGTGGGTTCGAGGTACTTTGTAAATCACCCTACCATCGATTTAAAAAGTGTTCACTTCATGCTAAACATGGATATGATAGGCCGTTTTAATGCGGAGAGAGGCGTGTCCATCATTGGCTATGGTACTAGCCCAGAATTTGAAAGTATGATGGAGCAGATTGACAGAGAAAAGCACGTTAAATTTTACACTGGCTACGAAGGACGTGGCGGCTCTGACCAAACTTCTTTTTACGAAAAAGACATTCCCGTTATGTTTTTCCATACCGGCGGACACCCAGACTACCATAAACCCACCGATGACCCAGAAAAGGTTGATTACGAATCATTGGCAGGCATAGTAGAATTAGAAAAAGCTATCATAGAAGCTAGTTTTAGTTTTGAGACTTTGAACTTTAGGAATACTGACCCTAAGGAGGAGTAGATTTTCAACGGAGTTCGGAATGGACTCGGTTTCATTAACCAATGGAGCATTTACAGAATTCAAGTTTTAAATATTATGCGGGCCCATTCCTAAAAATCATAATCAGAGTATGCTATTCCTTCGATGACTTGCCAGTCGGGCCCTACTTTTTGTTTGGGCAAAAACTAGGAAAAAACCATTACCAAAATAAACTTGCACAATTAAAATTCTAAATAACTCTAGTTCTATAAAAAAATAAATCCAATGAATTTCAACAGTGCTTCAAACAATATTTTGGAAATAATGAATCATTACTTTTAATTATTTTTTAGCATTCCTTATTTAACCTTTCCCACTTCTTTGTTTACTAAATGACTCACCCTGGACGATTAATATATTAAGTATAAGCAACTTGATACCGGTGCGATTTTGGTGTCTATTTACATCATAACGAATTAAAAACATGGCAAGACAAAGTATTTCTTTAACACAACCAAATGATGAATGGTTGAAAAATCAGGTTGACTGCAAAGAATATTCAAGTAAAAGCGAATTAATAAATGACTTGATAAGACAAGCAAGAAAACAACAGCGTCAAATAGATTGGATTGGAGCTAAACTGGAAAGAGCTGAGCATAGTGGCTTTTCAAATGATAGTCCAGAGCAAATATTAAAAGAATCAAAGTCTTTACTTAATGGCGAACTATAAGTTAAGTATTACAGCCAAAGAGGATTTAATAAGCATTCATCATTACGGAGTTAGACAATTCCGAATGCAACAAGCTGACAAATATTTCCATGCATTTTTCGAATGTTTTGCAAACATTGCCAAACGACCATTTTCATTTGAATCAGTTGATTTTATCAAACCAAGATATAGACGCTGTGTATGCGGCTCCGACTCTATTTACTATAAAGTAACTAATGATATTGTTGAAATCATGGCAATTGTAGGAAGACAAGACTTAAACCAAATTCTTTAGAACATTTTCGTCAACTCAGAGTCTCCGCAGAGACTCTGAGTTGCGTTTAGGACAAGCCCATATTACCTATCAAACAAGTACAAAAAACCATCTTCCGCTCCAACGAGTAAGCTTGCTTTGTCCTTTTTGTTTAAATGAATCATGGTGGGTGAGGTGGTATGACCAGCCAACATTTGTTTTGAGATATCGCCTCTAAAAGCTAATTGCACTTTACCGCTTTCAGTGCCTATGTTTTCAAAAAGCACCACATTTAAGCCGTTTACTAATAAATCTAAATCTCCATCTTCATCCCAATCAACAAAACACCATTTTCGCCTACCGCTTCCACCTGCTTCTCCTGAATTTAATCTTAAAGGTCCATTTTTAGTGCTTTCTACTTTGTTTCTATTGGTAAATACAGAGCCATCCACTCCGTAAAAAATACGATTCCCTGGTTTTAATTTCAAGAGTCCATCCTCTTTAAAACGCTCGAAATAAGCCAAATACCCTTCATAATCTAACATCACCAAATCCATAAGGCCGTCCTTGTTCCAGTCTATGGCATTGGGTGTAGTTCGCCACTGTGTAGCTAATTCTGTTGCTTTTGGATTCCACCAATTCCATTTCGGTTTTGGCACTTCCGTATCGCCCCAATCCATCACAACAGTTTCAGACGCCGCCAAACTTGGCTTCCCTTTTGTACCAATATTTTTATGCCAGGTTATACTTCCCCAAATAGAATTCATCAGAATATCTTTTAAGCCATCGCCATCCCAATCTGCCACCGAAAGTGTGGTATAACCCCATTTTGCTTCGGCAGGCCCCTGAATAGAACCCTTTTCTCCAGCCAAATAGCGAATAGTTTCGCCCTTAGATTCTAAATAAACTGGCTCCGCCCATTTGCCCCCTAAATTCTCTACAAAACCAATATAACCCGCAGAGTTTCCACAAATTATATCATCATCTCCGTCATCATCCCAATCCACTGCGAATGGTGTAACCAAAGCCCCAAATTTTATATTATCGGCTTTTTGCTGAAAGTATTTCGGACTTTTAAACTGTGGCATATTGTCCTTCACTGCTCCCGTATTTTCTACTAAAGCCACACGACCATCTTCATCACCAATGACTAGATCAATATCTCCATCTTTATCCCAATCAATGCCTGTAGGAATAATCATCTCCAAATCCATTTTTATCAAGCCCGTGGCATTAGTAAGAAATCTGCCTGCGGAAAAAACAGGTTTATTTCGAGAACCCACATTTTCAAACCAAGTTAACCTGTCCAAAAACTCACCACATATCAAATCTAAATCGCCATCGCCATCAAAATCATACATGTTTGGCGAAGGAGCCCCGTACACATCAATTGGCTTATTATCCGCTAATATTTTGCCTCTATTTTCATATTTACCATTGACATTTTCCAGATAATAAACAAAACCTCGCAACGGCCCGTTGGTCCAATTTCCTTCTGAGTCAAACGCATTATCCCAGCCGTAATCTGACCAATCATCTATTCCTGCCAGTAAATCTTGGTCGCCATCGCCATCATAATCCACATATTTCCACTGGCTAAATCTATTTTTTTTATGACTTTTCTCTAAAACATCATTGTTAAACACCTTTTTGGGGCTTCCGAAAAGCTCTGTTTTGAAATTCTGATATTCTACGCCTTCGGCCATAACCTTTGGCTGTCCATCTACATAAGAAACTTGTAGATTTTTAAATCCTTTACCTATTAATTTACCTTTCTCAAAAACGACTTCTTTATGAGTCTTCTCTGATTTATTCTCAAAAAAGTAGGTTCCGTTAGAAGGCTTATCGGGACAGGAAACTATTAAATCCATATCGCCATCATTATCAAAATCCATAGGAAGTGGCCAAGCCCAAAGACCCACGCCTAAATCCACAGTTAGGCTAGGGTTTTGATAAGCCATTTTTTGAAAGTCAGCTTTCTCTACTTTATCAATCGGCTTGGTGGTTTTACAGCCAAGAAATAGGAATAAGGTCAAGGCACACATCACAGAATAGGCCGTCTGCTTTTCTTTAGTTTTCATTTAAATTTCTATTAGGGTTGAATATTTGCTTTGCCAAAAGGTTGAACTTCTAACAAGCCGTTTCTTAAATTTATCGCTTTTAAAATCAAATAGCCAAGCCTATATTACGAAATAGATAAAAAGAGGGTATGCGAAGTTTTAATCATACGTCATGGAATATAATAATCGGTAAACCTACCCTGCCATTAAGCCCTTAAAGCCGATAAAAACAATATCAAAAATCATCGCTCCAATACTTTGGCAACAGAGAAGGAATTAAAGTCTTTTTAATGCATATAAACCGAATTAGAGAAGCCTTTAGCTTCCTTTTTTAACTAAATAAACACACACCAAGAACCGTAGTCATGCTTGAATTTTATTGAGTTAATTCACTATAAATAAATGTCTTCCTAAAATCAAAATTGATTGATTTATAGAGCTACTTTTGCCGGATTTTATTTTCAATAATTAATTAATAACAATGGAAAAACTCAAGAATACGAAAGTATTTTTAGCCCTTTTAATAGTGGCAACTTTTGTAATTCAATCTTGCTCAAATGCTGATGACGTAGAACCTAGAAATCCAGATGATCCTGAAGGAGGAATAACCCTTTATAAGGTGGATGGAGAGTCTATTACAAAAGAAAAGGATTATCCCGTTACCGGCTCCGACCTGCAAGATCAGGCAAACACACAAAAACATCAAGAAATTTGGGATTTGACAAAGAAAATAATCACCCCAGAATACCTAGCCATAATCAAGGAATACGTACTTTATAATGGTGTTTCTCAAGAAAGTGACGCTTACGTGGCCAAAATAACGGATGATTTAACTCAATGGCAGTATGGCGTTGCCATTAACTATGCCTATGAAGAAGGTTTTAATAACGAAGGAGCACTTCAAAAGAGCATTACACATGAATTTGGTCACCTTCTTAGTTTGAACGATTCCCAGTTAGACGCTTCGATATCGGAAGCAAATTGTCCAAATTATTATCCAGAAGACGGATGTGCAAAAACAGGTTCTTTTATCAATACATTTTATAGTACTTTCTGGACAGATAACCTGGTGAAAGAATTTGATAATAACTCAGATAATACCACGTTTTTCGAAAACAATAAGGACAAATTCATCACTGAGTATGCTGCCTCCAGTCCAATTGAAGACTTTGCAGAGGTTTTTGCTTATTTTGTACTTCATGATATGCCATCTTCAAATAGTACTGCCATTAAAGATTTGAAAATCTTATCATTCAATGAATATCCAGAATTAGTTAAAATAAAAACGACTATAAGAGCTAGGTTAAACCTGTAGTCAGATAGTCTTTAATAGCCTATTCCGTAAGTTGAATTTGAGAGGAGTCAGGATAGTAAAATCTAATTTAATGTGCATTAGAAACCTTCATTAATCAACATCGTTTAATGAAGGTTTCTTTTTTCTCAATCGCTATTTATACTATCTTGGCTTCTAAAGTTATTCAACCAATTCAATATAATGACCTCCTCTATCAAAAAACTTGGTAGCAATTTCCTCTTGCTATTCATGGCCATCTTACTTGTTAACTGTTCTTCCCTAACGAAAAACAGTTTTAGTACAGACTATTTTGAAATACAAATAGATAAGAAAGGCTTTATCACAAGCATGGCAAACACTTCAAAAGAGTTACATCGAGAATATAGCCCTTCCGATAAACCATCGCCATTAATGCAGCTTTATGATGGCAAAAAGAAGGTTTATTTTGAGCCCATTGAAGCAAGAATTAATCAGGCAAGCCAAACCATTGAACTGACTTATGATAACGGTTCTGTCGCTCAAATTTCCTTAACACCTCAAGAAAAATATTTCAAAT
This sequence is a window from Arcticibacterium luteifluviistationis. Protein-coding genes within it:
- a CDS encoding putative zinc-binding metallopeptidase encodes the protein MEKLKNTKVFLALLIVATFVIQSCSNADDVEPRNPDDPEGGITLYKVDGESITKEKDYPVTGSDLQDQANTQKHQEIWDLTKKIITPEYLAIIKEYVLYNGVSQESDAYVAKITDDLTQWQYGVAINYAYEEGFNNEGALQKSITHEFGHLLSLNDSQLDASISEANCPNYYPEDGCAKTGSFINTFYSTFWTDNLVKEFDNNSDNTTFFENNKDKFITEYAASSPIEDFAEVFAYFVLHDMPSSNSTAIKDLKILSFNEYPELVKIKTTIRARLNL
- a CDS encoding FG-GAP-like repeat-containing protein, which encodes MKTKEKQTAYSVMCALTLFLFLGCKTTKPIDKVEKADFQKMAYQNPSLTVDLGVGLWAWPLPMDFDNDGDMDLIVSCPDKPSNGTYFFENKSEKTHKEVVFEKGKLIGKGFKNLQVSYVDGQPKVMAEGVEYQNFKTELFGSPKKVFNNDVLEKSHKKNRFSQWKYVDYDGDGDQDLLAGIDDWSDYGWDNAFDSEGNWTNGPLRGFVYYLENVNGKYENRGKILADNKPIDVYGAPSPNMYDFDGDGDLDLICGEFLDRLTWFENVGSRNKPVFSAGRFLTNATGLIKMDLEMIIPTGIDWDKDGDIDLVIGDEDGRVALVENTGAVKDNMPQFKSPKYFQQKADNIKFGALVTPFAVDWDDDGDDDIICGNSAGYIGFVENLGGKWAEPVYLESKGETIRYLAGEKGSIQGPAEAKWGYTTLSVADWDGDGLKDILMNSIWGSITWHKNIGTKGKPSLAASETVVMDWGDTEVPKPKWNWWNPKATELATQWRTTPNAIDWNKDGLMDLVMLDYEGYLAYFERFKEDGLLKLKPGNRIFYGVDGSVFTNRNKVESTKNGPLRLNSGEAGGSGRRKWCFVDWDEDGDLDLLVNGLNVVLFENIGTESGKVQLAFRGDISKQMLAGHTTSPTMIHLNKKDKASLLVGAEDGFLYLFDR